A single genomic interval of Pseudomonadota bacterium harbors:
- a CDS encoding YgeY family selenium metabolism-linked hydrolase has protein sequence MALSEILKKAESLEGPIAGFLAEIVSIRSPSCGEKRAVERVCAEMRAVGFDDVRVDRLGSAIGRIGSGKKKIAIDAHIDTVGEGDRSLWNFDPFKGFVKDGRVWGRGSADQKGGAAAMVYAGKLIRDLALEGDYTLHCTATVMEEDCDGLCWKHLIEEENLRPDVCVITEPTGLNIYRGQRGRMEIEARVAGLSAHGSAPGRGVNAIYRMAPLIREIEGLNEKLRDDAFLGRGTVVMSDIRSTAPSLCSVADSCTVYLDRRLTAGETRESAVAEIEAIIKKADGSVRVPRYETAAYTGLIYPMDKYFPSWVVPEDHPAVAAAKAAHRSLFGSNARVGRWTFSTNGVSICGMHGIPCVGFGPGFEEQAHAPNEWTPVEHLWKAAAFYAAFVSAFGSRI, from the coding sequence ATGGCGTTGTCCGAAATCCTCAAAAAGGCAGAATCGCTCGAGGGCCCGATCGCGGGCTTCCTCGCGGAGATCGTGTCGATCCGCTCGCCGTCGTGCGGGGAGAAGCGGGCGGTCGAGCGGGTCTGCGCCGAGATGCGCGCCGTGGGGTTCGACGATGTGCGCGTGGACCGCCTGGGCTCCGCCATAGGCAGGATCGGGAGCGGGAAGAAAAAGATCGCGATCGACGCGCACATCGACACGGTGGGCGAAGGGGACCGCTCCCTCTGGAATTTCGATCCGTTCAAGGGATTCGTGAAGGACGGCAGGGTGTGGGGCAGGGGTTCGGCCGACCAGAAGGGCGGCGCGGCGGCCATGGTCTACGCCGGAAAGCTGATCAGGGATCTCGCACTCGAGGGCGACTACACGCTCCACTGCACCGCCACCGTCATGGAGGAGGACTGCGACGGCCTGTGCTGGAAGCACCTCATCGAGGAGGAGAATCTCCGCCCCGACGTGTGCGTGATCACCGAGCCCACCGGGCTCAATATCTACCGCGGCCAGCGCGGCCGCATGGAGATCGAGGCGCGGGTCGCGGGCCTCTCCGCGCACGGCTCAGCCCCCGGGCGGGGCGTGAACGCGATCTACAGGATGGCGCCGCTGATCCGGGAGATCGAGGGGCTGAACGAGAAGCTCCGCGACGACGCCTTTCTCGGCAGGGGGACGGTGGTGATGAGCGACATCCGCTCGACCGCGCCGTCGCTTTGCTCGGTCGCGGACTCCTGCACGGTCTATCTCGACCGCAGGCTCACCGCGGGCGAGACAAGGGAGAGCGCGGTCGCTGAGATAGAGGCGATCATCAAGAAGGCCGACGGTTCCGTGCGGGTGCCCCGGTACGAGACAGCGGCGTACACCGGCCTCATCTATCCCATGGACAAGTACTTCCCGTCGTGGGTCGTGCCCGAGGATCATCCGGCGGTCGCGGCTGCGAAGGCCGCGCATCGCTCTCTCTTCGGCTCGAATGCGAGGGTGGGCCGATGGACCTTCTCGACAAACGGGGTTTCCATCTGCGGCATGCACGGCATCCCCTGCGTGGGATTCGGCCCGGGCTTCGAGGAGCAGGCGCACGCGCCGAACGAGTGGACCCCCGTTGAGCACCTCTGGAAGGCCGCCGCGTTCTACGCCGCGTTCGTCTCCGCCTTTGGATCTCGAATTTAA